AACCAGGTCGCCAAAGAGATTCAGCTGGCGATCTACAAGTACGCCGGTGCCGAGGAACTCGGGATCGACGCGCAGGGTCTTGTCTACTACTTCCTTGAGAACGCCCAGCCCGTGATCGAGGCCGAGGCAACCGAAGAACACGTCGCCGAAGTCCGCGCGACGATCGACGAAGTAGCCGACAAGATCATCGCGCTCGACTTCACGCCAGACCCCGAGTACAACAAGTGCCGCAGCTGCGCCTTCCGGCACGTCTGCCCGGCTACTGAGGCCTAGCTACTGCCCTCTTGGGTGCGCAGGTACCGCTGGATCTCTTTGGCGATCGCGTCGCCTGAGGGGATCGGGTTCGTGGACTCGTCATCCGCATCCGCATCGGCGTTCTCTTCAAGCGTCTTGACGTATCCAGAGATCTCATCGTCCTGCGCGACGGCCGCGGAGACCTGCTCTTTGAAGCGGTCGGCTGCCGACTCGAGTTCTGCCGCATCAACGAGCGCGCCGGTGATGCCTTCGAACGCGCGGACGAGCGCGAGCGCTGCAGGCGGGTTCGGCGTCGCGGCAACGTAGTGCGGCACCGAGGCCCAGAGACTCACGGTCTTCAGGCCGGCTTTGGCGCAGTGGTGCTGGAGCACACCAGTGATCCCGGTCGGCCCTTCGTAGTTGGCAGTGCGGAATCCCAGCCCGTGGGTCATCTCTTCTTCGGGTGAGATCGCGTTGATCGCAGACGAGCGCGTGTGCGGCACATCCGCCAGCAGCGAGCCCAGCATCACGACGGTCGTGACCTCGCACTCCTGGGCGACGGTGATGATCGCGTCGCAAAAGGTCTGCCAGTGCATCGACGGCTCTTCGCCTTCAAGCAAAAGCACGCCGCCTTCAAGGCCACCGACCTCTGCCTGGTAGAAAACATTGCGCGGCCACTCGACGAAGCGCACGTCACCGTCAATAACGCTGATCTGCGGCCGATGGGACTGAAAGTCGAAGAAGTGCTCCGGGTCGATCTCGGCGATCTTGCGGCGCTCGCCGGTCTGGCCGAGGTAGCTGACGGCTGCGCTCGCGGCGTTACCTGCGTCGTTCCAGCCCTGGAAGCTGACGACCAGTATCGGTCCTCGCGGCGTGTCCGCGTCGGACCAGACGATGCTTTCGGCTGCGCCCTCTCTCATTCACAACAACGCTACTCGGTCTGGCCCGTTTCGGCAATCGGTCACGGACATTTGCTGATGCTCTGCGGCATAGACTGGGGCCGTGACCACGATCGCCGAGTTGCTCCCGGACACCGAAGTTGATGGCGTCTTCGCCTGCACCAAAAAACAGAAACAGACGGCCCGCAACGGCTCGCCGTATCTGATGGTCGAACTTCGCGACGCCTCGGGGAAGATCGGCGCTCGCGCCTTCAAAGACGCGAGCTTCCTGGACGCCCAGTTCGATCGCGGAGACATCGTCCACGTGGCCGGCCGCGTCGAGTCCTTTCAGGATCAGCGCCAGATCAACTTGCGCGCAATCCGCCGCGCCGAGCCGGGCGAGGCCGGAGACCCGTCCGACTTTCTCCCCAGCGCATACCGCGACGTCGACGAGCTCGAGGGCTTCTTTGAGCACCTGATCACCGAGGTCCATCACCCCGGCTACGCGAAGTTGCTGAACACAATGCTCGCGGACCGCGAACTGCGCGATGCGCTGCGCACGGCGCCCTGCACGATCGGCGGTCACCACGCCTACCTCGGCGGCCTGCTCGAGCACACTGTTGCCGTCGCGACGCTTGCCAAGGAGACTTGGGATCTGCACCGCCGGCTCGACAGCGACCTGCTGATCACCGCGGCGCTGCTGCACGACATCGGCAAGACCCGCGAGTTCGTCTACGGCGCCGAGATCACGCAGAGCGAGGGCGGCAGGCTGCTCGGCCACCTCGAGCTCGGCGTGCAGCTCATCCGCGAGTACTCGATCAAGTCCGGTGGGCTCGATCGGTCCAGCGAACTAAAACTTTTGAGCTGCGTCCTGAGTCACCACGGTCCGGCCGGGGGCGCCTCGACATTCGCCAACGCAGAAGCATTGGCGCTCTACAGAATCAACGCACTGGATGCAGGAATCAAGGGGTATCTCGAATGAGCAGTGTTCTGATCACAGGTGCGGGGCGCGGCATTGGGCGCGCGACTTCGCTTCGCCTGGCCAAGGCTGGGTGGGAAGTACATGCCGGTGTTCGTAAGCCCGAGGACGGTGCGGCGCTGGTTGAAGAGCTGGGAGATGGCGCAGCTGGCCCGATCGTCCCTGTCACGCTCGACGTGACTGACGATGCATCGATCGCGGCCGCAGCAGAATCGCTTCCCGCGCAACTCGACGCTGTGGTCAACAACGCCGGGATCGTGGTCGACGGTCCAGTCGAATCCCTGACGCGCGAACGCCTGACCGAGCAGTTTGATGTGAACGTCGCCGGCGCCGTTGCCGTCACGCGCGCAGTACTGCCGAAGATCCGCGCCGCCAAGGGCCGCGTGGTCTTCGTCTCTTCAGTCAGCGGACGCATCTCCACTCCGTGGACCGGCGCCTACAACTCCTCCAAGTTTGCCGTCGAGGGCATGGCCGACGCGCTGCGCCTGGAGCTGCGGCCGTGGAAGATC
This genomic interval from Solirubrobacterales bacterium contains the following:
- a CDS encoding PAC2 family protein, coding for MREGAAESIVWSDADTPRGPILVVSFQGWNDAGNAASAAVSYLGQTGERRKIAEIDPEHFFDFQSHRPQISVIDGDVRFVEWPRNVFYQAEVGGLEGGVLLLEGEEPSMHWQTFCDAIITVAQECEVTTVVMLGSLLADVPHTRSSAINAISPEEEMTHGLGFRTANYEGPTGITGVLQHHCAKAGLKTVSLWASVPHYVAATPNPPAALALVRAFEGITGALVDAAELESAADRFKEQVSAAVAQDDEISGYVKTLEENADADADDESTNPIPSGDAIAKEIQRYLRTQEGSS
- a CDS encoding HDIG domain-containing protein; the protein is MTTIAELLPDTEVDGVFACTKKQKQTARNGSPYLMVELRDASGKIGARAFKDASFLDAQFDRGDIVHVAGRVESFQDQRQINLRAIRRAEPGEAGDPSDFLPSAYRDVDELEGFFEHLITEVHHPGYAKLLNTMLADRELRDALRTAPCTIGGHHAYLGGLLEHTVAVATLAKETWDLHRRLDSDLLITAALLHDIGKTREFVYGAEITQSEGGRLLGHLELGVQLIREYSIKSGGLDRSSELKLLSCVLSHHGPAGGASTFANAEALALYRINALDAGIKGYLE
- a CDS encoding SDR family oxidoreductase: MSSVLITGAGRGIGRATSLRLAKAGWEVHAGVRKPEDGAALVEELGDGAAGPIVPVTLDVTDDASIAAAAESLPAQLDAVVNNAGIVVDGPVESLTRERLTEQFDVNVAGAVAVTRAVLPKIRAAKGRVVFVSSVSGRISTPWTGAYNSSKFAVEGMADALRLELRPWKIKVSLVEPANTQTDMWGGAQDMFDEGVKALTPDEHALYNGHMKGMRRTLGLMQKTAAPVDGVAGAIESALTAKRPRARYVVGIPAKVQVIAAGLTPRPILDFVLAKATGVPRKA